A DNA window from Engraulis encrasicolus isolate BLACKSEA-1 chromosome 3, IST_EnEncr_1.0, whole genome shotgun sequence contains the following coding sequences:
- the lsm1 gene encoding U6 snRNA-associated Sm-like protein LSm1 — protein sequence MNYMPGTASLIEDIDKKHLVLLRDGRTLIGILRSIDQFANLVLHQTVERIHVGKKFGDIPRGIFVVRGENVVLLGEVDLDKECDQILQRVSIEEILEEQRIEQQAKQESERLKLQAVKERGLSMPKADALDDF from the exons ATGAATTACATGCCAGGAACTGCTAGTTTAATCGAAGACATCGATA AAAAACATCTCGTCCTGCTTCGTGATGGAAGGACGTTAATAGGCATCCTCAGGAGCATAGACCAGTTTG CGAATTTGGTATTGCATCAAACTGTGGAACGCATTCATGTTGGAAAGAAGTTTGGAGACATCCCCAGAGGTATATTTGTAGTCCGGGGAGAGAATGTCGTTCTTCTTGGCGAAGTG GACTTGGACAAGGAGTGTGACCAGATCCTTCAGCGTGTATCCATTGAGGAGATCCTGGAGGAGCAGAGGATAGAGCAACAGGCAAAACAGGAGTCAGAGCGGCTCAAACTACAAGCTGTCAAGGAGAGAGGCCTGTCTATGCCTAAAGCAGATGCCTTGGACgatttttga